The genomic window GTATGAGCACCGCTAGAGAAACGGCTCCAATGAAGTATTTCCAGTACACCACGGTGTAGGGATCCCAGccaaggagaggaaagagagcgctgcggcaggcgtTGTTCAGCAAGCCAAAGGAGGCACAGATCTTGATGAACACACCAACATAAGCCACAAAAACCTGCGGCTGTTTTACTGGGTTGTAGTGCAGAAGGATGGAGCCTTGTACTTCCCCAAAGTCGAGGTACCCAAAAAGACCTGTGATGTAGTATAGAACTCCACAGATGGTCATGCTCACGGCAGCGCAAATAGTGAAGCGACGCACATTGCGAGGCCGCATCTCAAGCGCGACTTCCACGCAGTTGATCTGACACATGTAGGAAAAGATGAACACACCGAGGCCCTCAATGGCTGTGTTGCCGCTGTTAATCAGCCGTGTTGTTGGGCGAGGACTCGCGCTCATCCCGTTCATAGCACTGTGGATGATGACCACAAACGCTAAGTACAGGATGAAGAGCATGCCGAAGGCAGAGACGTAGCGGAGTGAATTGATCTTACGCGGCAGAACGAGCGGGAACATAAAGACTAGCCAGAAGCCAGTAGTAAGGAGCTTCAGACCCACGGAAGTGAGGAGGAACGATGGTGTTGACGCAAAGGAGCTGAGGATCGGCTTGAGGAGGTCACCGATGGTCACGACGTAGGCAACGGCACCACCAAAGATGTGCAGCGCGCGTATTATAGCGACAAAAATGTCCGCGTGGGTATGCAAAAGATGCTTCGCCATCTGCTCGAAGGAGTGCAGCCCTGTCCTATCTGCCACCTGAACGAGGAGGCGCATGGAGTACACTGTTTCCGCCGTGATCAGTACAAGGTAGACAGTGGCCATAATGATGCCGACGCTGTGGAAAGCAGCGGGAAGGCCGAGAATGCCGGCGCCGATGGTGGTGGAAGCCATGCTAAAGCAGCTCGACACCATGCCTCCATATGGGATCATAACTTGCAGGAGGCGGCTGATAGTGTGCAGGTTGCTGTCGTTCTTGCTCTTGGAATCCGAGCTGTCATCTTGATAAACCTGCGCGGACGGCTTGTTGCCATGGGGAGAATCAAGGCCGATGAGCTTATTGACGTACAAGTTGACCTCTTGGGGAACGTCCTGCTCTGGCAGGATATTTAGCTCCTGCTTTGCTACTGGTGACTCCATTTTCTTTTGGTATGGCTTTTTTCAGCAAGTGGTGTTTTTGGTGCTGCAAATGAGATGTATCAGCGCgtggggaaaaggaaaggggaagggtACATGCCTTGCTTTTTTGTTCCATGCAACAGGGATGAAGTGGCGGGAAATTGGACACGAGCTTCATGCACGGCGTGGCGGCAATAGGGCGCTGCGTGCGGGCCTCGTGACTGCAAGGGACCGTCTTCACACGGGAAAGCGCCTTGGCGCAACGCCGTAGGCAACGAGGCCGGGTGATGGTCGGTCGTCGGGGCGGGCGCGGCATGGGGTTCGCGGCCCGGTGGGGCGCTGTGGGGGCGTGTCTTCTGCGCGGGGTGGTCTGGCGGGCTGGCTCCGGTGGTCTGGCGGGCTTTGGGGGGCTCCTTGTCGGGCGAGGGGGGGCCGCTTTTTTGGTGTTTTTGGTGTCGGGCAACGCGCCGGGGTGTCCCGATGCCCGGGCCCCCAGGAGCAGCCTTCGTTCCACCATCCGCCCGCGGGCAATGCACGCTTGCCAAGCTTCTGCTGAAGATGCTGTGCCccgggaaaaaaaagaagttGCTCCCCTGGAAAGGTGGAGCTCCAGGGAAACAACCTCGACTTATAATTTCTATTCCTTTGCCCGAAGGCAGTATCAGGAGTTACTCTGATAAGAACAGTTTATAAACATGATCTTAGCTAAATAGCCGAGAAGATATGCTACACGAGGCGTTCACAAAAGCAGAGAGGCTACCACATGGCTTACACCGTTTTGTCCTGGGGTGCGCCGCTGTTAGCTGACGTTCCTGCCGAGCGTGTTTTGTAGTTCAACgggcgccgccgcagtgcACTGCCGACTAGGTCGCGGGTTCGATCCACTACACCAACACATTATTTTGAACGTATCGACCTTTTAAGAGAAGCAGTTGTGGGGATGTAGCTCAGATGGTAGAGCGACCGCTTAGCATGCGGTAGGTATTGGGATCGATACCCAACttctccattttttttttggtctGGCCAGAGGGCCCGGCTCGTCATTgtaaggggagggggcggtgcTTGTCCGGGAAAGAAGGAGTTTACGGCACACATCCGCAGCGAGGTCACCCAGGCGCAAAGTTCCGCCGTGGCACATCGCCCTTCAGACAAACTCCCTCGCATAGTCTTTTTCGACTACAGCGCGGAAAGAACAACACGGCGCACCCGCTTTTACATGCAAGCGGTTCTGTGCGTGACATTCCTTTGTACAAAGTGTTTATTCTGCTATTTAGCATGGGTTTACTTGCACTCTACTCCAAGCCTGTCGCAGGGCtcatcgcgtggtgcgaagcagccgtagacacgcgTTACCGCACTGTCCACACAGTGACCTGAGCACGTCCTCTGTCCCAAGCTCTGCCCACCTGCCTCACGCAGGTCGCGCCACAGCCCCTCCCATGGTGTctgtcgccacctggtgTATCTCCCTCGGTGGCTCAGGCTctccacaccagtgggcaaCAAGAGGGGTGAGATACACTCAAGACCGGCTGACACTCCGTCTATCGTACAGATCATACAAATGTGTTCTCTGTTGTAGGTCGGTTCGACCAAAATCCGCCCAGAACCCGAGCGCTGCCATCAGTAGCAATTAATTGCTCTGACTTCGCTGCGCCGTGGGTGCCTGAGCCTGTGGCCACCcgaagtggctcggcattggcagcaATAGGAGCTGTCTGGCTTTCCCTCGAACGAAGCGGGCACTGGAACCTGAGATGCCACGCTCTGAAGCGGTCAGCATCACCAGGGAATCTCCGCTCGTTacgagaaaagaagaaaaatgAGAAAAACAAAGGGTTGTGGGGAGTCCGAAAGACATGTGCACCTGCCACGCTGATGGCCGACAAGCGTCATGGAAGTCAGACACGCTGGCTTCTTTAGCCCGCTGCACTGCGCCCCTAGGAGAGGCCGAAAAAGGAAACCCCTACAGGAGAGCGCTATGGCAGGGGCACGTTTGACAAATGAGTGCCACCGTACATTATGCTGCTTTGTCGCTGCAAGGAGAACGGGGTCGGGCGTCTGCTCGTGTTCTTCGCTGTACGGCGCACTCCACGCAATCGACTGTTTGGGGCTGCACATTGCGGATGTCACTGCGACCAAGTGTGTCTCCATTGATGGGCGTGTGGGTGGCAACTGAGCCTCCTTAGATTCGCAGTTACGCAGCATCAACCGCGGGAGTGCCACAAAGAACTCAGCCTACCCAGAGATGGGAGAAACACGAAAATGACGAAAAAGTAGATGTGCCGCAGGCAGCTCTGGCGTTCCATTCGGTGATGTGTGCGGGTGGCAGACTTCGTCTcgttgctgctcttcctccaaGAGCGGAACATGCACCGACAGAGCACCAAACACTGCTGCATATGCTGGCTGGCTGGGAGAAAGATGtcagtggggggggggagacgcTACGAAGACAGACGGAAGAAAACCAGAAAAATGTTCCACGGAGGGGGAGTCACCCACCCGCCAAGCCAAAGAAAGCACGAGGGcaatggagagggagaagacgaACCTGCTGACTCCGCGACCCGACAGAATCGCACTCTACCGCGTCGATACCTAGCGAGCCCATCGAAGGAGAGCGCAATGAtgagacacacgcaggccGAGCAAGGAGACAGGCGTATCGACGAGAAAGCgacggaggaagaagaggggggggggggcgagcaTCTTTATCAGGGTCAAACCGAGAAACTCACGCAGCAAGGCGAGATGGAAACAACAGGAAAGCGAAAACGCCGAGTCAGAGAGCTCAAATCGCATGGGGCCTTTTTTAGATCCTTTGCACTGCACGCTCGGACCGCGAACGTTTCCTTTGCTTCCTTTCCGCTTACAccaagagagcgagagaagcgtGCAAAGCTGATGGGGGAAACTCTCTCGTGGCGATTTAGGGTCTCTCTCAGCGGCGTGCGGGTCAGTGCGAGTGCTTGTGGCTGATGGAAAGCTAGATCTCCTCTCTGAAGGACGCTTTCCGAGAGCCAAAGTCGCCGCCAGAaagaagcggcgccgcaAATCGGATCGACAACGGCAGTGCGCTCTTCTTCCCGCGTCTACTCGCGACCACACCTGCGAGAAGTGCCCTGCTCCTGCGCTCTGCAGAGACATCAGAGGCCCGCCCATACATACGACTGGATAGGGAAGGGGATGGGAGATCATCAagtggggagaagaggcatCCCTCCGGGATTTAAGATgcgaaaggagaagaaagtagaaaagggggagggggagggggaggaggaacgCTCACACTAGGCAATGAAAACAGGCAAACATGAGTACCCCCGCAACagtttctctcttcacgcagccgaa from Leishmania braziliensis MHOM/BR/75/M2904 complete genome, chromosome 31 includes these protein-coding regions:
- the AAT25.1 gene encoding putative amino acid transporter aATP11 encodes the protein MESPVAKQELNILPEQDVPQEVNLYVNKLIGLDSPHGNKPSAQVYQDDSSDSKSKNDSNLHTISRLLQVMIPYGGMVSSCFSMASTTIGAGILGLPAAFHSVGIIMATVYLVLITAETVYSMRLLVQVADRTGLHSFEQMAKHLLHTHADIFVAIIRALHIFGGAVAYVVTIGDLLKPILSSFASTPSFLLTSVGLKLLTTGFWLVFMFPLVLPRKINSLRYVSAFGMLFILYLAFVVIIHSAMNGMSASPRPTTRLINSGNTAIEGLGVFIFSYMCQINCVEVALEMRPRNVRRFTICAAVSMTICGVLYYITGLFGYLDFGEVQGSILLHYNPVKQPQVFVAYVGVFIKICASFGLLNNACRSALFPLLGWDPYTVVYWKYFIGAVSLAVLILLLGLFVPNVNIVFGFTGGFCGGFVGFILPALFVMFAGGWSLRSVGVINYCCTYLILIAGVVAIVFGTAATIYTIVIG